A DNA window from Impatiens glandulifera chromosome 7, dImpGla2.1, whole genome shotgun sequence contains the following coding sequences:
- the LOC124910266 gene encoding RAN GTPase-activating protein 1-like produces the protein MDSTSESRSFSVKLWPPSKSTRLLLVERMTKNLITPSIFSRKYGLLTKEEAKEDAKQIEIAAFDVANQHYEKEPDGDGSSAIQLYSKESGKLMLDVLKAGPQQRQNGLDVIPEKRDEVVFDISGGRRAFIDAKETEELLKPLGEGGNKYTRICFSNRSFGLEAARVAEPILSSLKDQLKEVDLSDFVAGRPEAEALEVMNIFSSALDGCELRYLNLSNNALGEKGVRAFGKLLKSQNSLEELYLMNNGISEEAARAVQELIPSTDKLRVLHFHNNMTGDEGAVFISEIVKRSPLLEDFRCSSTRIDFQGGVILAESLGRCTLLKKLDLRDNMFGVEAGITLSKEVSSRFNDLTEIYLSYLNLEDDGSKALANALNKCAPLLEVLEMAGNDITAEGARDLATCIATKQFLKRLNLGENELKDNGAILIAKALEVGGHGQLTEVDMNTNLIRRAGALVLAEVVVDKLGFKLLNLNGNFISDEGIDELKEIFKNCPAKLGELDENDPEGQEDLEEEETEDGLESSLKGLKIEQNND, from the coding sequence ATGGATTCCACATCAGAAAGCCGTTCATTCTCTGTCAAACTATGGCCACCAAGCAAGAGCACCAGATTACTACTCGTTGAACGAATGACCAAGAATCTAATAACTCCATCCATTTTCTCCCGAAAGTATGGTCTCTTGACTAAAGAAGAAGCAAAAGAGGACGCCAAGCAAATAGAGATCGCGGCTTTCGATGTTGCAAATCAACACTACGAAAAGGAACCAGATGGAGACGGCAGTTCTGCAATTCAACTCTATTCTAAAGAATCAGGTAAACTAATGCTCGATGTTCTCAAAGCAGGCCCGCAGCAGCGTCAAAATGGTTTAGACGTGATCCCAGAAAAGCGCGATGAAGTTGTTTTCGATATATCTGGAGGTCGTCGAGCCTTTATCGATGCAAAAGAGACTGAGGAGCTGTTGAAGCCGCTTGGTGAAGGTGGAAATAAATACACTAGAATATGTTTTAGCAATAGAAGTTTTGGATTGGAAGCAGCTCGAGTTGCCGAGCCGATCTTGTCATCACTCAAGGATCAACTTAAGGAAGTAGATCTTTCGGATTTTGTTGCAGGAAGACCCGAAGCAGAAGCCCTAGAAGTGATGAATATCTTTTCTTCAGCTCTTGATGGATGTGAATTGCGTTACTTAAACCTCTCAAACAATGCCTTGGGCGAAAAGGGTGTAAGGGCATTTGGGAAACTCTTGAAATCCCAAAACAGTCTTGAAGAATTATATTTGATGAATAATGGTATCTCGGAAGAAGCTGCAAGAGCTGTTCAAGAGTTAATTCCTTCAACGGATAAGTTAAGGGTTCTTCACTTCCATAATAATATGACTGGGGATGAAGGGGCTGTCTTCATTTCTGAGATCGTTAAAAGATCTCCCCTCTTGGAGGATTTTCGTTGTTCTTCAACAAGGATTGACTTTCAAGGGGGAGTCATCCTTGCAGAGTCTCTTGGGAGGTGTACTCTTCTAAAGAAGTTGGATCTTCGGGACAACATGTTTGGTGTAGAAGCTGGAATCACATTGAGTAAGGAGGTTTCTTCTAGGTTCAATGATCTTACAGAGATTTACCTCagttatttgaatttggaaGATGACGGTTCAAAGGCGCTCGCGAATGCTCTCAACAAATGTGCACCTTTATTGGAGGTTCTCGAGATGGCTGGAAACGACATAACTGCTGAAGGTGCTCGTGACTTGGCTACCTGTATAGCCACCAAACAGTTCCTTAAGAGGCTCAATTTGGGTGAGAATGAACTGAAAGACAATGGTGCTATTTTAATTGCCAAGGCGTTGGAAGTGGGAGGTCATGGGCAGTTAACTGAAGTCGATATGAATACTAATTTGATTAGACGTGCTGGTGCTCTGGTCTTGGCTGAAGTTGTAGTTGATAAGCTCGGTTTCAAATTGCTGAACCTAAATGGTAATTTCATATCTGATGAAGGGATCGACGAGCTGAAGGAGATATTTAAGAATTGTCCAGCTAAACTAGGGGAATTAGACGAGAATGATCCTGAAGGGCAAGAAGATCTGGAGGAAGAAGAAACCGAAGATGGACTCGAATCCAGCCTCAAGGGTCTTAAGATAGAGCAAAACAATGACTGA